From Arachis stenosperma cultivar V10309 chromosome 2, arast.V10309.gnm1.PFL2, whole genome shotgun sequence, one genomic window encodes:
- the LOC130963628 gene encoding aspartic proteinase nepenthesin-1-like — MKYKTGSINSTGVLSSETFRFLSTSSPSDTEAVKGIVFGCGYKNYDDDGNAGDAYQIAGTFGMSPGPRSFLSQYKAKKISFCMVPRYVKNPPSTYLRFGSEVKPLTRFQTVDLLMTRATKNHFVLQLEDLGVNGKRLRIDRRKLGDQQLVVDSGSTDSFILNGAHEKLVSKLDSILITATGDFEKDVVTFKDKICHNRMK, encoded by the coding sequence ATGAAGTACAAAACTGGATCCATTAACAGCACAGGCGTGCTTTCCAGTGAGACCTTCAGATTCCTCTCTACTTCGTCACCAAGTGATACGGAGGCGGTGAAAGGGATTGTCTTCGGGTGCGGTTATAAAAACTATGACGATGATGGTAATGCTGGTGATGCTTATCAGATAGCAGGGACTTTTGGCATGAGCCCTGGTCCCCGCTCTTTTCTAAGCCAATATAaagcaaaaaaaatttcattctGCATGGTTCCGCGCTATGTGAAAAACCCTCCATCAACCTACCTGAGGTTTGGCTCAGAAGTGAAGCCGTTAACAAGGTTTCAGACGGTGGATCTTCTTATGACAAGGGCAACTAAAAATCACTTTGTTCTACAGCTGGAAGACCTTGGAGTAAACGGCAAGAGGCTTCGGATTGATCGGAGAAAGCTTGGAGATCAGCAGTTAGTTGTTGACTCTGGCTCCACTGATTCATTTATACTGAACGGTGCCCATGAAAAACTTGTGAGTAAATTAGATAGCATTCTAATTACCGCAACTGGGGACTTTGAAAAGGATGTTGTAACCTTTAAAGACAAAATTTGTCATAATAGGATGAAGTAG
- the LOC130963627 gene encoding aspartic proteinase nepenthesin-1-like gives MQWPFSSERLCLQRGDLKAEVGRFLTCYPETVLLSEDSTYGFHLESCISHTESILSWIQCPILTDKIFSPYKQDVVVKIGIGTIDIEGDVAYKSYPLALDTGSDLIWIQCEECKIQDENHRCYPQKEQPFTDSKSRTYQPLPSSHLLCKYSRSNEKGHCIYTVNGTEAVKGIVFGCGYKNYDDDGNAGDAYQIAGTFGMSPGPRSFLSQYKAKKFSFCMVPRYMKNPPSTYLRFGSEVKPLTRFQTVDLLMTRATKNHFVLQLEDLGVNGKRLRIDRRKLRDQQLVVDFGSTDSFMLNGAHEKLVNKLDSILITRNWGL, from the exons ATGCAGTGGCCTTTTTCGTCGGAGCGACTGTGTTTGCAGAGGGGTGACTTGAAGGCTGAGGTTGGTAGGTTCTTGACTTGCTATCCGGAAACGGTTCTTCTTTCTGAGGATAGTACCTATGGTTTTCATCTTGAATCTTGCATTTCTCACACTGAATCCATATTAAGTTGGATCCAGTGTCCAATACTAACAGATAAGATTT TTTCCCCATATAAACAAGATGTGGTAGTAAAGATTGGTATTGGTACCATCGACATCGAGGGTGATGTCGCTTACAAATCTTATCCGTTAGCATTGGACACTGGATCCGACTTAATATGGATTCAGTGTGAGGAATGCAAGATTCAAGATGAAAACCATAGGTGCTATCCTCAGAAAGAACAACCGTTTACGGATAGCAAGTCAAGAACCTACCAACCTCTGCCTTCAAGTCACCTCCTTTGCAAATACAGTCGCTCCAACGAAAAAGGCCACTGCATATACACGGTGAA TGGTACGGAGGCGGTGAAAGGGATTGTCTTCGGATGCGGTTATAAGAACTATGATGATGATGGTAATGCTGGTGATGCTTATCAGATAGCAGGTACTTTTGGCATGAGCCCTGGTCCCCGCTCTTTTCTAAGCCAATATAAAGCAAAGAAATTTTCATTCTGCATGGTTCCGCGATATATGAAAAACCCTCCATCAACCTACCTGAGGTTTGGCTCAGAAGTGAAGCCGTTAACAAGGTTCCAGACGGTGGATCTTCTTATGACAAGGGCAACTAAAAATCACTTTGTTCTGCAGCTGGAAGACCTTGGAGTAAACGGCAAGAGGCTTCGGATTGATCGGAGGAAGCTTAGAGATCAGCAGTTAGTTGTTGACTTTGGCTCCACTGATTCATTTATGCTGAATGGTGCCCATGAAAAACTTGTGAATAAATTAGATAGCATTCTAATTACCCGCAACTGGGGACTTTGA